The Dermacentor silvarum isolate Dsil-2018 chromosome 3, BIME_Dsil_1.4, whole genome shotgun sequence region CTCCTGTGCAATGTATAGCGGACCGGAACAGGTAGAAGCCATTTCGACGCTCTCGGGCAACGACGAGGCAAATAGTGTCAAAAGGCCTGCAAGAGCGAAGAACACGACCGAAAGCTCGCCCAGGGACAGCGGCCGAACTGAGAACGTGACAGTGGCTTCTGCCGACAATCCGAATCCCAACAGCGAGTCCAGGGCATCGGCATCCACCTGGCTTCAGGCAAGAGGCAACTGTTTCATTCATCGACACAAACGCGTCAGCAACCGGCTCCGTCAAAGATGGCGAAGGTCCCAAAAACATTGGTACGGAAGGGCATCCGACACCCAGCAATGACACCAAAGCTCACAAATCCGGAAGCATCGTGCCATCTCTGAGATGGTTGATGCACTCCCTGTCGCCTGCCTCCGGCGTTGCGCAGATGGTCCGCACCTACAGCTGCGTCGACTTGAAGCCTCTCGAAAGCGAAAGCACCGAGAACAGCACCGGGATTCGTCAAAGGGGCACCGGCTACCACTCCCTCATCCTGGGCATCCTACTCGCCGGCGGTACCAGTGCCGCACTTTCCCTGGTCAATGTCATCATCAAGCGGCTGGAGACCGTGAGCACGCTAGAGGTGCTCACATTCATGTCCTTCGGCGTCTTCATCGGTATCCTCCCCGCGGCCACGGAAGAAGTGGAGCCTTTCGGACCGAGGCAAGCCCAGCCGCTTCTCTTCGGGCGGACCGTTCTGTCGCTGTGCTCGTCCGCGCTGAGGCTGATGAGCTTGTCCTACCTGAGCATCGCCGACTCGTCCATCACCACGAGCCTCACCCCGATCATGGTCGGCATCACGGCGACGTTGTTCCTCGCCGAGTCTTT contains the following coding sequences:
- the LOC119444960 gene encoding uncharacterized protein LOC119444960, which encodes MYSGPEQVEAISTLSGNDEANSVKRPARAKNTTESSPRDSGRTENVTVASADNPNPNSESRASASTWLQMVRTYSCVDLKPLESESTENSTGIRQRGTGYHSLILGILLAGGTSAALSLVNVIIKRLETVSTLEVLTFMSFGVFIGILPAATEEVEPFGPRQAQPLLFGRTVLSLCSSALRLMSLSYLSIADSSITTSLTPIMVGITATLFLAESFHWTQGVAVALSVLGMTLVVKPPFLAAAGGSFTKTQYIGIAYGMSHAVLNGVTAVCIRATKAMGRLKVFYDGSQIGYLLLISHLTFALQMFLSKALQVESASLVTIVKTSSDVVFGFIMQAVFLNVHPDIFNVTGGTLVLSGVLIIGLRKIAQAAQPESTLKRKLRFLL